A window of the Planctomycetota bacterium genome harbors these coding sequences:
- a CDS encoding beta-galactosidase trimerization domain-containing protein has protein sequence MARRAVQYYRAEPPPESEWERDFATMARSGFEGVVLPAPWEGLRNQAALSRQAALAARCGLRVLVTPTFRARAARPDAAELRSWAKDVAEVSDSLTVLLVARVGEAPPCDAGNMEWGFEANGFLPHRVADQAVAFARHRPFWVVGLPAHTAEQVRLQAWSSLAVPGASLVYEAWRPDLQAGLGIRPGLARPDGAPSPRLEELLSFGRLLARHPDLATAKPFPAEAAVVVVRESERFWAASDEGAGSYWEAMSGAYEALGSRGAQVEFAPPDGLAPYPVAYLPMSLSVSPTTADALRAYVEAGGCLVAEAGVARFDERGATTRETPRHGLVALFGARALDAAETVSGDSIPTFSGRRGPYPCFGCREPLEATGGRAKSAFADGTAAIVDHALGSGTTRLIGTWPALGFARTGDRSYAQVILDSLALARLKQRVITTAPGPLVRLIAGASGLGFLCALNPKAAASEARLRVSRALGRFRHARDLQTGRRLRLLNNRLRMRVAPYDGVLLRLEAATPRRWQAVAGA, from the coding sequence CCGCCCCCCGAGAGCGAGTGGGAGCGAGACTTCGCCACGATGGCCCGCTCGGGTTTCGAGGGAGTCGTGCTCCCGGCCCCCTGGGAGGGTCTGCGAAACCAGGCGGCGTTGTCGCGCCAAGCCGCGCTGGCGGCACGGTGCGGACTGCGCGTTCTCGTGACCCCAACGTTCCGTGCCCGCGCCGCGCGGCCCGACGCCGCTGAGCTGCGCTCTTGGGCGAAGGATGTGGCTGAAGTATCGGACAGCCTGACCGTTCTGCTCGTCGCGCGGGTCGGCGAAGCGCCGCCCTGCGACGCCGGCAACATGGAATGGGGCTTCGAAGCAAACGGCTTCCTGCCCCACCGCGTGGCCGACCAAGCGGTCGCCTTCGCGCGGCACAGGCCCTTCTGGGTCGTCGGCCTCCCAGCCCACACGGCCGAGCAGGTGCGGCTCCAGGCATGGAGCAGCCTGGCCGTGCCTGGCGCCTCGCTGGTCTACGAGGCCTGGCGTCCGGACCTCCAGGCGGGCCTGGGCATCCGGCCCGGCCTGGCGCGGCCCGATGGCGCCCCCAGCCCGCGGCTCGAGGAGCTTCTGAGCTTCGGCCGCTTGCTCGCCCGCCACCCCGATCTGGCGACTGCAAAGCCCTTCCCCGCGGAGGCCGCCGTAGTCGTCGTGCGCGAATCCGAGCGATTCTGGGCCGCGAGCGATGAGGGCGCAGGCTCCTACTGGGAGGCCATGAGTGGCGCTTACGAGGCGCTGGGCTCGCGTGGAGCACAGGTGGAGTTCGCGCCGCCCGACGGCTTGGCGCCCTATCCCGTGGCATACCTGCCGATGTCTCTGTCGGTGAGCCCGACCACGGCGGACGCGCTCCGTGCCTACGTGGAGGCCGGCGGCTGCCTTGTGGCCGAGGCGGGCGTGGCGCGCTTCGACGAGCGGGGCGCCACCACGCGCGAGACGCCTCGCCACGGCCTCGTCGCGCTGTTCGGGGCGCGCGCCCTGGATGCCGCTGAGACAGTCTCGGGCGATTCGATCCCCACATTCTCCGGACGGAGGGGGCCCTACCCGTGCTTCGGATGCCGCGAGCCGCTCGAAGCCACAGGCGGACGGGCGAAGTCGGCGTTCGCCGACGGCACAGCGGCCATCGTGGACCACGCGCTCGGGTCCGGCACCACCCGCCTGATCGGCACTTGGCCGGCTCTGGGCTTCGCGCGCACGGGCGATAGGAGCTACGCGCAGGTGATCCTCGACTCACTGGCCCTCGCCAGACTCAAACAGCGGGTCATCACCACAGCGCCCGGGCCACTCGTGCGCCTGATTGCTGGCGCGAGCGGCCTCGGCTTCCTTTGCGCCCTCAACCCGAAGGCCGCGGCGTCGGAAGCCCGGCTGCGCGTGAGCCGGGCGCTCGGGCGGTTCCGCCACGCGCGCGATCTCCAGACCGGCCGGCGCCTGCGCCTCCTCAACAACAGGCTGCGGATGAGGGTCGCCCCTTACGATGGCGTGCTGCTGCGACTCGAGGCGGCCACACCCCGCCGTTGGCAGGCCGTCGCCGGCGCTTGA
- a CDS encoding HEAT repeat domain-containing protein encodes MKPARFCTLLAVGCLAAALVRDDRRTDGWASGSGSIEVHARLRRGTGLEPPTAEAVRDAIAAAGGEGLAVGFQLLGHRDAAVRAGAALFLGAQRSRLAVPGIVRLLRDPEPSVRCAAADALGAIGDPQALPFLDRAVGEGDPSVADAALRAAHRIRAASERPPRARPPVPVGR; translated from the coding sequence ATGAAGCCTGCGAGATTCTGCACCCTGCTGGCCGTTGGCTGCCTCGCGGCCGCTCTGGTGCGCGACGACCGGCGCACCGACGGCTGGGCCTCGGGCTCTGGTTCGATCGAAGTCCATGCCAGGCTCCGCCGCGGCACCGGCCTTGAGCCGCCGACGGCGGAAGCCGTCCGCGACGCCATCGCAGCCGCGGGTGGAGAGGGCCTTGCGGTGGGGTTCCAGTTGCTGGGCCATCGGGACGCCGCGGTACGGGCGGGAGCCGCCCTGTTTCTCGGCGCGCAACGGTCGCGGCTGGCCGTGCCCGGGATCGTGCGGCTCCTGCGCGACCCGGAGCCGAGCGTGCGCTGCGCCGCGGCCGATGCCCTGGGCGCCATCGGCGACCCCCAGGCGCTGCCGTTCCTCGACCGCGCCGTCGGTGAAGGCGACCCCAGCGTGGCCGATGCGGCGCTGCGCGCGGCGCACCGTATCCGCGCAGCCAGCGAGCGCCCGCCCCGGGCCAGGCCCCCAGTTCCCGTCGGCAGATGA
- a CDS encoding peptidyl-prolyl cis-trans isomerase — translation MLRIASLAAGLLLAALPAVALERPGEGPPGLVNSIVAIVNNEPITKLEVDGLVAEMYREAPDLSPDEYRATWNKARETLIESRLLVLEARRRRIEVPPEAVNAEVERLAKAGIKAEDRRDMIRENLMVGRMLSTLYSARAISPDEVADYYEKHRDDFLLREQRQVSLIMLRAADFGGDKTAVRRKAQEIVAELKKGEDFALLARRYSKGPAADKGGDQGWMRKGSLIPALDEAVFRLKPGEFSEPIESGDSFLIVKVAGVQPASRQSLAEARPAIERQLQADERQRRREQLIERLRSEASILRFDFVPADAPRE, via the coding sequence ATGCTGAGGATAGCAAGCCTGGCAGCCGGCCTGCTGTTGGCGGCGCTGCCGGCGGTGGCGCTGGAGCGTCCGGGCGAAGGACCGCCCGGCCTGGTGAACTCCATCGTCGCCATCGTGAACAACGAGCCGATCACAAAGCTCGAGGTGGACGGCCTCGTGGCCGAAATGTACCGCGAGGCGCCCGACCTCTCGCCCGACGAGTACCGCGCCACCTGGAACAAGGCCCGCGAGACCCTGATCGAGAGCCGGCTGCTGGTGTTGGAGGCCCGTCGCCGGCGCATCGAGGTGCCCCCCGAGGCCGTCAACGCCGAGGTGGAGCGGTTGGCCAAGGCGGGCATCAAGGCCGAAGACCGCCGCGACATGATCCGCGAGAACCTGATGGTCGGGCGAATGCTCTCCACGCTCTACTCGGCCCGCGCCATCAGCCCCGACGAGGTGGCCGACTACTACGAGAAGCACCGCGACGACTTCCTGCTGCGCGAGCAACGCCAGGTGTCGCTCATCATGCTGCGCGCCGCCGACTTCGGCGGCGACAAGACTGCGGTGAGGCGAAAGGCGCAGGAGATCGTGGCCGAGCTGAAGAAGGGCGAGGACTTCGCCCTGCTGGCGCGTCGCTACTCGAAAGGGCCCGCCGCCGACAAGGGCGGCGACCAGGGTTGGATGAGAAAGGGCTCGCTGATCCCGGCGCTGGACGAGGCAGTCTTCCGCCTCAAGCCGGGCGAGTTCAGCGAGCCGATCGAGTCGGGCGACAGCTTCCTCATTGTGAAGGTGGCAGGTGTGCAGCCCGCGAGCCGCCAGTCGCTGGCGGAGGCTCGGCCGGCCATCGAGCGCCAGCTCCAGGCCGACGAGCGCCAGCGGCGGCGCGAACAGCTCATCGAGCGGCTGCGCAGCGAGGCCTCGATCCTGAGGTTCGACTTCGTGCCCGCCGATGCCCCGCGGGAGTGA
- a CDS encoding Gfo/Idh/MocA family oxidoreductase encodes MSEKKGVSRRDFMQGALAAGAAFGAFTIVGATARGQAGKPLTAGLVGCGSRGRGAAINFLEAGKFLNTEVKIAALADVYKDPLEKTRERLKQDGLEIPDSRCFEGYDGYKKLLDSGVDVVLLATPPVFRPLHFEAAVKAGKHIFMEKPVCVDPVGGQRIIATGEEATKKNLSVVAGTQRRHQQVYLAGRKLVEDGAVGTIWGGAVYWCGGSAWRNERQPGWSDIEYITRNWINFVQMSGDHIIEQHVHNIDVMIWFLGALPTHAVAMGGRARRKTGNQYDFFSVDYNFKGGIHVHSLSRQVQGTWSREGEELIGEKGIVRSGRVVLHSKEKPKVPEFPGHDNPYVQEHVDLINSIVKGKPINESQEVADSTLVGIMGRISAYTGQAVRYSDVAKPDGQYGKLAFTPAPEDFEKGAIQLPAEEIPVPGTADA; translated from the coding sequence GTGAGCGAGAAGAAAGGCGTATCGAGGCGGGACTTCATGCAGGGGGCGCTGGCCGCTGGGGCGGCCTTCGGCGCGTTCACGATCGTGGGCGCGACGGCGCGCGGGCAGGCGGGCAAGCCCCTTACCGCGGGCCTCGTGGGCTGCGGCAGCCGCGGGCGCGGCGCGGCCATCAATTTCCTCGAAGCGGGCAAGTTCCTCAACACCGAGGTGAAGATCGCCGCCCTCGCCGACGTCTACAAAGACCCGCTCGAGAAGACCCGCGAGCGCCTGAAGCAGGACGGCCTGGAGATCCCCGACTCCCGATGCTTCGAAGGTTACGACGGCTACAAGAAGCTGCTCGACAGCGGCGTGGACGTGGTGCTGCTGGCCACGCCCCCCGTCTTCCGCCCGTTGCACTTCGAGGCCGCGGTGAAGGCGGGCAAGCACATCTTCATGGAGAAGCCGGTCTGCGTGGACCCCGTGGGCGGCCAGCGCATCATCGCGACGGGTGAGGAGGCCACGAAGAAGAACCTCTCGGTGGTGGCCGGCACCCAGCGTCGCCACCAGCAGGTCTACCTGGCCGGCCGCAAGCTCGTCGAGGACGGGGCCGTGGGCACCATCTGGGGCGGCGCCGTCTACTGGTGCGGCGGCTCGGCCTGGCGCAACGAGCGGCAGCCCGGCTGGAGCGATATCGAGTACATCACGAGGAACTGGATCAATTTCGTGCAGATGTCGGGCGACCACATCATCGAACAGCACGTACACAATATTGATGTGATGATCTGGTTCCTCGGCGCTCTGCCCACCCATGCCGTGGCCATGGGCGGGCGCGCGCGGCGCAAGACGGGCAACCAGTACGACTTCTTCAGCGTGGACTACAATTTCAAGGGCGGCATCCACGTCCACAGCCTCTCGCGGCAGGTCCAGGGCACCTGGAGCCGCGAGGGCGAGGAGTTGATCGGCGAGAAGGGCATCGTGCGCAGCGGCCGCGTCGTTCTCCACTCCAAGGAGAAGCCCAAGGTCCCCGAGTTCCCGGGCCACGACAACCCTTACGTGCAGGAGCACGTGGACCTGATCAACAGCATTGTGAAGGGCAAGCCGATCAACGAGTCGCAAGAGGTGGCCGACAGCACGCTCGTGGGCATCATGGGCCGCATCTCGGCCTACACGGGCCAGGCGGTCCGCTACAGCGACGTGGCCAAACCCGATGGCCAGTACGGCAAGCTGGCGTTCACACCGGCGCCGGAGGACTTCGAGAAGGGGGCGATCCAGCTCCCCGCCGAGGAGATTCCCGTGCCCGGCACCGCGGACGCCTGA
- a CDS encoding VCBS repeat-containing protein gives MKPLALLCVILAASLRAASVPPKPFANVTEESGVAAAVRAHYDAVPIWWLSGIDLVDLDGDGDLDLHLGGHGSPAAAASNDGKGHFTYVDPKLAVPRGVRAGDDIPYPGGEIRLAHDFDEDGKLDILASWHDGGGVLYRNACQPGAWNFTRPRTLDHFNRACAIADLDGDGIADYLADEGGRDSRKILLFRGKGGGSFGAGAPIEVGTQETCPIPADLDGDGDLDFLVTRRGYNPPGRRILRNDGGLRFTDVTVEAGLNPEGGSIHGVGDLDLDGDFDLICVEGAKPPLRLALYLNDGQGRFAAKPDAIAGGDRLRFAHTNWGGAVATDLDNDGVPDILINGRHFVYILRGLGGGRFEVMNEAWGLPTGAWSAVDEGLCFGDIEGDGDLDLLTCGKGPEGREKGVEVFRNDLPRQRWLRVRLLGAKGNRAATGARIEVFEAGTRNRLGHEQVAIWGRQSFHSYYAASATERHFGLGAREAADVAVEFYPSRRRVAQSAVKADSVVEIREP, from the coding sequence GTGAAGCCCTTGGCCCTCCTGTGCGTGATCCTCGCGGCGTCCCTGCGCGCCGCGTCGGTGCCCCCCAAGCCGTTTGCCAACGTGACTGAGGAGTCGGGCGTCGCTGCCGCGGTCCGAGCGCACTACGACGCTGTGCCGATATGGTGGCTCAGCGGGATCGATCTGGTGGACCTCGATGGCGATGGCGACCTCGACCTGCACCTCGGCGGCCACGGCTCGCCGGCCGCTGCCGCCAGCAACGACGGCAAGGGGCATTTCACGTATGTGGACCCGAAGCTGGCCGTGCCACGCGGCGTGCGCGCAGGCGACGATATTCCGTATCCCGGCGGCGAGATCCGCCTCGCCCACGACTTCGATGAGGACGGCAAGCTCGACATCCTGGCCTCATGGCACGACGGCGGGGGCGTGCTCTACCGCAATGCCTGCCAGCCCGGTGCCTGGAACTTCACGCGGCCGCGCACACTCGACCACTTCAACCGCGCGTGCGCCATCGCGGACCTCGACGGCGACGGCATTGCTGACTATCTGGCCGACGAGGGGGGGCGCGACAGCCGCAAGATCCTACTCTTCCGAGGCAAGGGCGGTGGCTCGTTCGGCGCCGGCGCGCCCATCGAAGTCGGCACGCAGGAAACGTGCCCGATCCCCGCGGACCTGGATGGCGATGGCGACCTCGATTTCCTGGTGACCCGCCGTGGCTACAACCCGCCCGGCCGGCGCATCCTGCGCAACGACGGCGGGCTGCGCTTCACCGACGTGACGGTCGAGGCGGGGCTGAACCCGGAAGGCGGGAGCATTCACGGCGTGGGCGACCTCGACCTGGACGGTGACTTCGACCTGATCTGCGTCGAGGGCGCCAAGCCGCCCCTGCGTCTCGCCCTCTACCTGAACGACGGGCAGGGACGATTCGCCGCAAAGCCCGACGCCATCGCCGGCGGCGACAGGCTGCGCTTCGCCCACACGAACTGGGGCGGGGCCGTGGCCACGGACCTCGACAACGACGGCGTGCCTGACATCCTGATCAACGGTCGCCACTTCGTCTACATTCTCCGCGGGCTGGGCGGGGGACGCTTCGAGGTGATGAACGAGGCATGGGGCCTGCCCACGGGCGCGTGGTCGGCGGTGGACGAGGGCCTGTGCTTCGGCGATATTGAGGGCGATGGCGACCTCGACCTCCTCACCTGCGGCAAAGGCCCTGAGGGCAGGGAGAAAGGCGTCGAGGTCTTCCGCAACGACCTGCCGAGGCAGCGCTGGCTCCGCGTGCGTCTCCTCGGAGCGAAAGGCAACCGCGCCGCCACGGGAGCGAGGATCGAGGTCTTCGAGGCCGGCACACGGAACCGCCTGGGGCACGAGCAGGTGGCGATCTGGGGCAGGCAGAGCTTCCACAGCTACTACGCCGCCTCGGCTACCGAGCGGCATTTTGGCCTTGGCGCGCGGGAGGCAGCCGACGTGGCCGTCGAGTTCTACCCCTCGCGGCGGCGGGTCGCGCAGAGCGCGGTGAAGGCCGACTCCGTGGTCGAGATCCGCGAGCCGTGA
- a CDS encoding HEAT repeat domain-containing protein, giving the protein MRRRMPSLFACLLAMGWVTGGAWLAVGGEAVGADPALFQKIRTAKVGEATGEFQAIANKAVESLGDPALRRELEKHLAALVADKQASPDARSFACRQLMMMGTAASVPALATLLPDEQLSHMARYALQPMPCPEAGKALRDALATTKGATLVGIVNSVGERRDAEAVSALVKLLKDADAAVALAAARALGKIAGDDAAKALAAARAGASGAMLQTVTDGWLRCADAYLAAGQKDKAKAIYEPLYSDKEPKSVRAAALRGLVAVGGADAIALILKPLQSGDPAMQGVAVSFIRDVPGAEATKAFAAELPKLAPAAQALVLEALATRGDRAATPAVVAATSHQDERVRIAALQALAGLGDAAVVPLLVKAAAGDKAPEADAARASLNVLKGDGVNAAILAELKRADAKGRAELIKTLAARRAEDTVPELLRCAEDEDEGVRREAFTAIGKLANDKTFPALVALLVRAKGDEALKAAERAVLTVARDLKDEAGRADALVAALAKATPAGKAAVLRVLGRFGGDKALAAVRAAVGDADASVQDAALRTLADWPDAAPADDLLKTVRETKNETHRVLALRGYVRMLALPSDRPIEDVLKRYDEAMKLTTRAEEKKQVLAMMAELRHPAVLKALEPYAADAALKAEAEAAIKKVTEAMKAPARVSASHNSDKAGNATDGKADTRWDTGAAMAGGEWFLIELPVEQVVTKVTLDTRGSGGDYPRGYEVYLSRDGKAWGQPVAKGEGKGAVTEIPLKAGFGRFIKIMQTGKSEGLFWSIHELKVETKPTP; this is encoded by the coding sequence ATGCGTCGCCGGATGCCGTCATTGTTTGCGTGCCTGTTAGCTATGGGCTGGGTGACTGGCGGAGCGTGGCTCGCCGTGGGCGGCGAGGCCGTCGGGGCGGATCCTGCGCTTTTCCAGAAGATCCGTACGGCCAAGGTGGGCGAGGCGACCGGCGAGTTCCAGGCCATCGCCAACAAGGCGGTCGAGTCGCTGGGCGACCCCGCGCTGCGCAGGGAGCTGGAGAAGCACCTCGCGGCGCTCGTGGCAGACAAGCAAGCCAGCCCCGACGCGCGCAGCTTCGCGTGCCGCCAACTCATGATGATGGGCACCGCGGCCAGCGTGCCTGCCCTGGCCACGCTGCTCCCCGACGAGCAGCTCTCGCACATGGCCCGCTATGCGCTTCAGCCGATGCCCTGCCCCGAGGCAGGCAAGGCACTGCGTGATGCGCTCGCGACGACGAAGGGCGCCACGCTGGTGGGCATTGTCAACTCCGTGGGCGAACGCCGCGATGCCGAGGCAGTCTCCGCGCTCGTCAAGCTGCTCAAGGACGCGGATGCCGCCGTCGCTCTGGCCGCTGCCCGCGCCCTCGGCAAGATCGCAGGGGACGACGCAGCGAAGGCCCTGGCCGCGGCCCGGGCGGGCGCCAGCGGTGCGATGCTCCAGACGGTGACCGACGGCTGGCTGCGCTGCGCCGACGCCTATCTTGCCGCGGGCCAGAAGGACAAGGCAAAGGCGATCTACGAGCCGCTCTATAGCGACAAGGAGCCGAAGAGCGTCCGAGCCGCCGCTCTGCGCGGCCTGGTGGCCGTGGGCGGGGCCGACGCTATCGCCCTCATCCTCAAACCGCTCCAGAGCGGCGATCCCGCGATGCAGGGCGTGGCCGTGTCGTTCATCCGCGACGTGCCGGGCGCCGAGGCCACCAAGGCGTTCGCCGCGGAACTGCCCAAGCTCGCGCCCGCTGCCCAGGCGCTCGTGCTCGAAGCCCTGGCCACGCGAGGCGACAGGGCGGCCACTCCTGCCGTGGTCGCCGCGACTTCGCACCAGGACGAGCGGGTGCGGATAGCCGCTCTCCAGGCCCTTGCAGGGCTGGGCGATGCCGCCGTGGTGCCGCTGCTCGTGAAGGCCGCCGCCGGCGACAAGGCGCCCGAGGCCGACGCCGCGCGCGCCTCGCTCAACGTCCTCAAGGGCGACGGCGTGAACGCCGCCATCCTGGCCGAACTGAAGAGGGCCGACGCCAAGGGCCGCGCCGAGCTGATCAAGACGCTCGCCGCGCGCCGCGCCGAGGACACGGTGCCCGAACTGCTCAGGTGCGCCGAAGATGAAGACGAGGGGGTTCGCCGCGAGGCGTTCACCGCCATCGGCAAACTGGCCAACGACAAGACCTTCCCCGCCCTCGTCGCGCTGCTCGTGAGGGCCAAGGGCGACGAGGCACTCAAGGCCGCCGAACGGGCCGTGCTCACGGTGGCCCGCGACCTCAAGGATGAGGCGGGACGCGCCGACGCCCTCGTGGCCGCACTCGCCAAGGCCACGCCGGCCGGCAAGGCCGCCGTCCTGCGCGTCCTCGGCCGCTTCGGGGGCGACAAGGCTCTGGCCGCCGTCCGCGCCGCCGTGGGCGATGCCGACGCCTCTGTGCAGGATGCCGCGCTGCGCACCCTGGCCGACTGGCCCGATGCCGCGCCTGCCGACGACCTGCTCAAGACCGTGCGGGAGACCAAGAACGAAACCCACCGCGTGCTGGCCCTGCGCGGCTACGTGCGCATGCTTGCCTTGCCCAGCGACCGGCCGATCGAGGACGTGCTGAAGCGCTATGATGAGGCGATGAAGCTCACCACGCGCGCCGAGGAGAAGAAGCAGGTGCTCGCCATGATGGCCGAGCTGCGGCATCCGGCCGTGCTCAAAGCCCTGGAGCCCTACGCGGCCGACGCGGCCCTCAAGGCCGAGGCCGAGGCCGCCATCAAGAAAGTGACCGAGGCGATGAAGGCCCCCGCGAGAGTCTCGGCCTCGCACAACTCCGACAAGGCCGGCAACGCCACCGACGGCAAGGCCGACACCCGCTGGGACACCGGCGCGGCCATGGCCGGCGGCGAGTGGTTCCTCATCGAGCTGCCCGTCGAGCAGGTGGTCACGAAGGTCACGCTCGACACCAGAGGCTCGGGCGGCGACTACCCGCGCGGCTACGAGGTCTACCTCTCGCGCGACGGCAAGGCCTGGGGCCAGCCGGTGGCCAAGGGCGAAGGCAAGGGCGCAGTGACCGAGATCCCCCTCAAGGCGGGCTTCGGCCGCTTCATCAAGATCATGCAGACCGGCAAGAGCGAGGGGCTCTTCTGGTCAATCCACGAGCTCAAAGTCGAGACGAAGCCGACGCCGTGA